In one window of Tidjanibacter massiliensis DNA:
- a CDS encoding BACON domain-containing protein, translating into SDNPETAERSGNVVITPSAESVGAKAIRVTQAGKVLPPSLSINVEDPETGFKFQASGVQYEGASNIQVTAVNTDWNARAVDADGNAITWLKITVNKNDGLSSINVDVTKNETYEERVGYVLITATVEGVPEIRVTVTQDAAREHFSTLSGNVDVSKLVYAYAEVNPNQDWEEADMGAGWYVYLYSEGLTEDNGVFTGTGTYIMLEMSAEHMGFNDDKEYYLSEGTYEIYTDESGQRGPQMTYTKGYPGYFDYQNFGSWALVVENGEIVEKGPCAAGTVTVSRSGDSYTFTLDIEDDMQYAVSGTTTVEFSRVKVLSDPVPQPPTGFQ; encoded by the coding sequence TTCCGACAATCCGGAGACGGCGGAGCGTTCGGGGAATGTAGTGATTACGCCGAGTGCTGAGTCCGTAGGTGCGAAGGCCATCCGCGTGACGCAGGCCGGCAAGGTGCTTCCTCCGTCGCTGAGCATCAACGTGGAGGACCCGGAGACGGGCTTTAAGTTCCAGGCCAGCGGCGTACAGTACGAAGGGGCGTCGAACATTCAGGTGACGGCGGTGAATACGGACTGGAATGCCCGTGCGGTAGATGCGGACGGGAATGCGATTACCTGGCTGAAAATCACAGTGAACAAGAACGACGGTTTGTCAAGCATTAACGTGGATGTCACGAAGAACGAAACCTACGAGGAGCGTGTGGGTTACGTACTGATTACGGCTACCGTGGAAGGGGTGCCGGAGATTCGGGTGACCGTTACGCAGGATGCTGCCCGCGAACATTTCAGTACACTGTCGGGCAACGTGGATGTCAGCAAGTTGGTTTATGCCTATGCCGAGGTCAATCCCAATCAGGATTGGGAAGAGGCCGATATGGGAGCCGGATGGTATGTTTACCTCTATTCCGAAGGATTGACGGAAGATAATGGAGTCTTTACGGGGACGGGAACGTATATTATGCTGGAGATGTCTGCCGAACACATGGGGTTCAATGACGATAAGGAGTATTATCTGTCGGAAGGCACATACGAAATCTATACGGACGAGAGCGGCCAGCGCGGACCGCAGATGACCTATACGAAAGGGTATCCCGGTTACTTCGATTACCAGAATTTCGGCAGTTGGGCGCTTGTCGTGGAGAACGGCGAAATTGTCGAGAAAGGACCGTGCGCAGCGGGAACGGTCACTGTCAGCCGGAGCGGTGACTCTTATACCTTTACGCTCGATATTGAGGACGATATGCAGTATGCCGTTTCCGGTACCACGACCGTGGAGTTTTCCCGCGTCAAGGTACTCAGCGACCCGGTTCCTCAGCCTCCCACGGGATTTCAGTAG